Proteins co-encoded in one Brassica oleracea var. oleracea cultivar TO1000 chromosome C4, BOL, whole genome shotgun sequence genomic window:
- the LOC106337729 gene encoding neutral ceramidase-like → MAVSLPLSFQFLLSLLLLLTRAVLSSSEYLIGVGSYDITGPAADVNMMGYANSEQIASGIHFRLRARAFIVAEPQGNRVAFVNLDACMASQIVTIKVLERLKARYGDLYTEKNVAISGIHTHAGPGGYLQYVTYIVTSLGFVRQSFDVLVDGIEQAIMQAHQTLRPGSVFVNKGDLLDAGVNRSPSSYLNNPAAERGKYKYNVDKEMTLLKFVDSKLGPIGSFNWFATHGTSMSRSNSLISGDNKGAAARFMEDWFLSGQKIPRRVSTIVSDLRQNHSRLLDIAASYKSSRGQSLDAKVRVRKASFVSAFCQSNCGDVSPNVLGTFCIDTGLPCDFNHSTCNGKNELCYGRGPGYPDEFESTRIIGERQFKMAVGLFNKATEKLQGKIGYQHAYVDFSNLEVTVPKAGGGSETVKTCPAAMGFGFAAGTTDGPGAFDFKQGDDKGNAFWRLVRNVLTTPGPDQIQCQKPKPILLDTGEMKTPYDWAPSILPVQMFRIGQLVILSVPGEFTTMAGRRLRDAVKSFLISLDNKQFGNNLHVVIAGLTNTYSQYIATFEEYEVQRYEGASTLYGPHTLTAYIQEFKKLATALVNGQTLPSRPQPPDLLDNQISLLSPVVVDSTPLGVSFGDVKSDVPPKSTFVRGQQVNATFWSGCPRNDLMTEGSFAVVETLRGEKWVPVYDDDDFSVKFKWSRPGKLSPESQATVEWRIPESAVAGVYRLRHYGASKSLVGSITSFSGSSSAFVVV, encoded by the exons ATGGCTGTTTCACTTCCATTGTCGTTTCAGTTTCTCCTCTCTCTTCTTCTTCTCTTAACTAGAGCGGTTCTTTCGTCTTCCGAGTATCTAATCGGCGTGGGAAGCTATGACATCACCGGTCCAGCCGCTGACGTCAACATGATGGGATACGCTAACTCCGAACAAATAGCGTCAGGGATTCATTTCCGGCTACGAGCTCGTGCCTTCATCGTCGCTGAGCCTCAAGGGAACCGCGTCGCGTTTGTGAATCTTGACGCTTGTATGGCGTCTCAGATCGTTACCATCAAAGTTCTTGAGCGTCTCAAGGCAAG ATATGGTGATCTTTACACAGAGAAGAACGTTGCAATAAGTGGGATCCACACGCATGCTGGACCAGGAGGTTATCTTCAGTATGTCACATACATTGTCACGTCACTTGGATTCGTTCGTCAGTCTTTTGACGTCCTTGTTGATGGCATTGAACAAGCCATCATGCAAGCTCACCAAACTCTACGTCCTGGTTCTGTTTTTGTCAACAAAG GAGATCTTTTGGATGCTGGTGTGAACAGAAGCCCTAGTTCTTATCTGAACAACCCTGCAGCTGAGAGGGGTAAATATAAGTATAACGTCGACAAAGAAATGACGCTTCTCAAGTTTGTTGATTCAAAGCTGGGACCTATAGGAAGCTTTAACTGGTTTGCAACTCATGGGACTTCCATGAGCAGGAGTAACTCTTTGATTAGTGGAGATAACAAAGGCGCCGCAGCGCGTTTCATGGAGGACTGGTTCCTGAGTGGACAGAAGATCCCTCGGCGAGTATCAACCATTGTGTCTGATCTGAGACAAAACC ACAGTAGGCTTTTGGATATTGCAGCTTCTTATAAGTCATCTAGAGGACAGTCTCTTGATGCTAAAGTCCGAGTAAGAAAGGCGTCATTCGTCTCTGCCTTCTGTCAATCAAACTGTGGTGACGTCAGTCCAAATGTTCTTGGTACGTTTTGCATCGACACTGGACTGCCTTGTGATTTCAATCACAGTACATGCAACGGAAAGAACGAGCTGTGCTATGGCCGTGGTCCCGGGTACCCTGATGAGTTTGAGAGTACACGTATCATTGGAGAAAGGCAGTTCAAAATGGCGGTGGGACTATTCAACAAAGCTACTGAGAAGCTGCAAGGGAAGATTGGTTACCAACATGCTTATGTAGATTTCTCAAACCTTGAAGTCACAGTTCCTAAAGCAGGTGGTGGTTCTGAGACGGTGAAGACATGTCCAGCTGCAATGGGGTTTGGTTTTGCTGCTGGCACAACTGATGGTCCTGGTGCTTTTGATTTCAAACAAGGAGATGATAAG GGTAATGCCTTTTGGAGATTAGTGAGGAACGTGTTAACAACTCCTGGTCCGGACCAGATCCAATGTCAGAAACCAAAACCTATTTTACTTGACACTGGTGAGATGAAGACACCATATGACTGGGCG CCTTCGATTCTTCCGGTTCAGATGTTTCGCATTGGTCAACTAGTCATCCTCAGTGTCCCCGGAG AGTTCACCACAATGGCTGGAAGGCGTCTCCGTGATGCTGTGAAGTCTTTCCTCATCTCTTTAGACAACAAACAGTTTGGCAACAACCTCCATGTCGTAATCGCTGGTCTCACCAACACGTATTCTCAGTACATTGCAACTTTCGAGGAGTACGAGGTTCAAAGATACGAGGGAGCTTCAACGCTATACGGCCCACACACACTCACCGCTTATATCCAAGAGTTCAAGAAACTAGCCACAGCTTTGGTCAACGGTCAAACACTCCCAAGTAGGCCCCAACCACCAGACCTTCTAGACAACCAGATCAGTTTACTTTCTCCTGTGGTCGTAGACTCTACTCCTTTAGGAGTCAGTTTTGGTGATGTTAAATCCGACGTGCCTCCCAAGTCAACGTTCGTGAGAGGCCAACAAGTTAACGCCACGTTTTGGTCGGGATGTCCAAGAAACGACCTGATGACGGAAGGTTCTTTCGCTGTTGTGGAGACCCTGCGTGGAGAGAAGTGGGTACCAGTGTACGACGACGATGACTTCAGTGTGAAGTTTAAGTGGTCGAGACCGGGGAAGCTTAGCCCTGAGAGCCAAGCAACGGTTGAGTGGAGGATACCGGAGTCTGCGGTGGCTGGAGTTTATAGATTAAGACATTACGGAGCTTCTAAGTCGCTAGTTGGTTCCATTACAAGCTTCTCTGGTTCTTCTAGCGCCTTTGTAGTTGTATGA
- the LOC106341288 gene encoding uncharacterized protein LOC106341288 has protein sequence MARSNRSKSSERVGKGKVTPVQVAYLVDRYLCDNRFLETRSIFRSEASSLISKSPLREAPCSLIPLDDILNEYISLKELKVIVDQENARLDQEKTRVQNLLHGMQDVMNAYNSTASALPPPAITTAAHATTSQPNNISVSPSGGTGHINTPNLMSASLPGNKRVGNFTAPSSQSITKKRKSPEVSLGAASSASNKGRKKIPPVDNNVANESSHITSSVAKCLFTRSDVSPPTNPSCLSTPQNQASPQSDVSVTPTNCTIVTKERITVSPHKQNPSYTVERSHMVSSFSPVKSNANMSSKRDHAKGRLNFDDIDATTNLSPPASGDFVSTSSSGSEAEVDLFDIDFLSDNFPFSEVLVDFDIACQGMPDPCLPQPSNCSFQLA, from the exons ATGGCGAGGTCGAACAGATCCAAGAGCTCAGAGCGTGTAGGGAAGGGTAAAGTGACTCCAGTTCAAGTCGCTTACCTCGTGGATCGATACCTATGCGACAATCGATTCTTAGAAACCCGATCCATCTTCAGATCCGAAGCTTCTTCTCTCATCTCCAAATCTCCACTCCGTGAA GCTCCGTGCAGTTTGATACCACTGGATGATATCTTGAACGAATACATCAGCCTCAAGGAGCTCAAAGTCATTGTCGATCAAGAAAATGCGAGACTTGATCAAGAGAAGACTCGCGTTCAGAATCTATTACATGGGATGCAGGATGTCATGAACGCTTACAACTCCACCGCATCTGCTCTTCCACCTCCGGCGATTACGACGGCAGCTCACGCAACTACTTCTCAACCAAACAACATCAGCGTCTCTCCTTCAG GCGGCACAGGGCATATTAACACGCCTAACCTTATGTCAGCATCATTGCCAGGAAACAAAAGAGTTGGGAATTTCACAGCTCCCTCTAGTCAATCTATTACCAAAAAGCGAAAGAGTCCTGAGGTTTCTCTAGGAGCTGCTTCTTCTGCTTCTAATAAAG GTAGGAAAAAGATACCACCGGTGGATAACAATGTAGCTAATGAGTCATCTCATATTACATCAAGTGTGGCAAAGTGTTTGTTTACCAGATCAGACGTGTCACCTCCGACCAATCCATCTTGTCTGAGTACACCACAAAATCAAGCCTCTCCTCAGAGTGATGTGTCTGTTACTCCTACAAACTGCACAATCGTCACTAAGGAGAGAATCACAGTCAGTCCCCACAAGCAAAATCCTTCTTATACCGTGGAAAGGAGCCATATGGTTTCTTCTTTCTCCCCTGTTAAGTCTAACGCAAATATGTCGAGTAAAAGAGATCATGCGAAAGGAAGGCTCAACTTCGATGACATTGATGCCACAACGAACTTATCTCCACCTGCTTCTGGAGATTTTGTTTCGACTTCTTCATCTGGCTCTGAAGCAGAAGTTGATTTGTTTGATATTGATTTTCTGAGCGACAACTTTCCATTCTCGGAAGTGCTTGTCGATTTCGATATTGCTTGTCAAGGAATGCCAGACCCTTGCCTGCCACAACCATCAAACTGTTCCTTTCAGTTAGCCTAA
- the LOC106337954 gene encoding F-box protein At2g35280-like — translation MTQFPILDLPPVLQALVVQRVAKNSFADLYRLRSTCKSMRALADEGGVYASFHLFNYPWSLGRRHMLLRRCYEEGNPSTLYVKGVEYFCGLDRLDEGLRLLKRAANAGNERAFYTYAMTRKIFCEDEEYFSRFTRESVARMGMVARNEI, via the coding sequence ATGACACAATTCCCGATCCTCGATCTCCCTCCAGTGCTCCAAGCATTGGTGGTCCAACGCGTTGCAAAGAACTCTTTCGCAGATCTGTATAGACTACGATCTACTTGCAAGTCGATGCGTGCATTGGCAGACGAAGGTGGGGTGTATGCTTCCTTTCATTTATTTAACTACCCTTGGTCCCTTGGCAGGCGGCATATGTTGTTAAGAAGATGCTATGAGGAGGGTAACCCAAGTACTCTTTACGTCAAGGGTGTGGAGTATTTCTGCGGGTTAGACCGTCTAGATGAAGGACTCCGTTTGTTAAAGAGAGCAGCGAATGCAGGAAACGAACGAGCGTTCTATACCTATGCAATGACTCGCAAAATTTTCTGTGAGGATGAGGAGTACTTTTCTCGTTTCACAAGAGAATCCGTTGCTAGAATGGGAATGGTGGCTAGAAATGAAATCTAG
- the LOC106337080 gene encoding heme-binding-like protein At3g10130, chloroplastic, which produces MGMVFGKISVETPKYTVVKSGDGYEIREYPPAVAAEITYDPSEFKDNKDGGFSVLAKYIGVFGKPENQKPEKIAMTAPVITKEGEKIAMTAPVVTKEEGGGGGEKKTVTMQFLLPEVYKKAEDAPRPTDERVVIREEGGRKYGVVTFSGTAAESVVGEKVEKLRSDLERDGFKITGDYVLARYNPPWTLPPFKTNEVMIPVE; this is translated from the coding sequence ATGGGAATGGTATTTGGTAAAATCTCCGTGGAGACACCCAAATACACCGTGGTCAAATCCGGCGACGGTTACGAGATCCGTGAGTATCCACCCGCCGTTGCGGCCGAGATCACTTACGATCCTTCCGAATTCAAAGACAACAAAGACGGCGGCTTCTCGGTCTTGGCCAAGTACATAGGCGTGTTCGGCAAACCGGAGAACCAGAAGCCGGAGAAGATCGCCATGACAGCTCCGGTGATCACCAAGGAAGGGGAGAAGATCGCCATGACAGCTCCGGTTGTGACCAAGGAAGAAGGAGGAGGAGGAGGAGAGAAGAAGACGGTGACGATGCAGTTTCTGTTGCCTGAAGTGTACAAGAAGGCTGAGGACGCGCCGCGTCCGACTGACGAGAGGGTGGTGATTAGGGAGGAGGGAGGGAGGAAGTACGGCGTTGTCACGTTCAGTGGAACCGCGGCGGAGAGTGTGGTGGGGGAGAAGGTGGAGAAGCTGAGGAGTGATCTCGAGAGAGATGGGTTTAAGATCACCGGAGATTACGTCCTTGCTAGGTATAATCCTCCGTGGACGTTGCCTCCTTTCAAGACCAACGAAGTCATGATTCCTGTTGAATGA
- the LOC106337953 gene encoding uncharacterized protein LOC106337953 gives MLRERTQDVDVSGFDGETMVHEEETTVHENEEETMEHQNEQEAIESRENSSVEGDDCEVIVEDMAGYKESEPVLQSDDNEFIDVPIREEDHFREAGCEDGNEYHEGDDDSGDDVWNDDHIPDPLSDDDRQDVEEKRRQFNYGDDEILALGKTFNNAEEFKYVVLKYSLKTQYDIKFYKSSADRLGARCTQHEKEKCGWRVYCSFERGRNKLMVKVFMNTHICVRSGYTRLLKCGTIAQLFEERLRINPKIRSRFMVDEIKREYNMIVTEEQCRRAKATLAARRKAGHEAHFGRLWDYQEEVLSSNVGSTMEIETIPGPVPGSKQRFHRLYMCFEALKSSWKKSCRPIIGLDAAFMKWDIKGQMLAAVGRDGDNRIFPIAWAVVEVEDNPNWLWFVQLLKKDLGLEDGEAVTIISDKHMGILHAVHEELPKAEHRMCARHVLENWKKTNKDILLERLFWKIARSYTPAAFTDN, from the exons ATGCTGAGAGAAAG GACACAAGATGTTGATGTGTCTGGATTTGATGGAGAAACAATGGTACATGAAGAAGAAACAACAGTACATGAGAATGAAGAAGAAACTATGGAACATCAAAACGAACAAGAAGCTATTGAGTCGCGTGAGAATTCATCCGTTGAGGGAGATGATTGTGAGGTCATTGTTGAAGATATGGCTGGATACAAGGAGTCTGAACCGGTGCTGCAGTCGGATGATAATGAGTTTATCGATGTACCAATCCGTGAAGAGGATCACTTTAGAGAGGCTGGCTGTGAAGATGGAAATGAATACCACGAGGGTGATGACGATAGTGGGGATGATGTCTGGAACGACGATCACATACCGGATCCATTATCAGATGATGATCGTCAAGATGTAGAAGAAAAAAGAAGGCAATTCAACTATGGTGATGATGAGATTTTAGCGTTAGGAAAGACGTTCAATAATGCCGAGGAATTCAAGTATGTTGTTCTCAAGTATTCACTGAAGACGCAGTATGACATAAAGTTTTATAAATCATCAGCTGATAGGCTTGGAGCACGGTGCACACAACATGAAAAAGAAAAATGTGGTTGGAGAGTATACTGCTCTTTCGAGAGAGGTAGGAACAAGCTGATGGTGAAAGTCTTCATGAATACCCATATTTGCGTTAGATCCGGCTACACTAGATTGTTGAAGTGTGGAACAATAGCACAACTTTTTGAAGAGAGACTGCGAATTAATCCAAAAATCAGGTCGCGTTTCATGGTTGATGAGATAAAGAGAGAGTATAACATGATTGTAACCGAGGAACAATGCAGAAGAGCGAAGGCAACACTTGCAGCCAGAAGAAAAGCTGGTCATGAAGCCCATTTTGGTAGACTTTGGGATTATCAGGAAGAGGTACTTTCATCAAATGTCGGATCAACAATGGAGATTGAGACAATTCCGGGACCAGTTCCTGGAAGCAAGCAAAGATTTCACAGGTTGTATATGTGTTTTGAAGCTTTAAAATCTTCTTGGAAGAAGTCATGCCGGCCCATTATAGGATTGGATGCTGCTTTTATGAAATGGGATATAAAAGGCCAAATGCTTGCTGCTGTCGGTAGGGATGGGGATAATCGAATTTTTCCTATAGCTTGGGCTGTCGTTGAAGTTGAAGATAATCCTAATTGGCTATGGTTTGTGCAACTACTGAAGAAAGATTTGGGACTTGAAGATGGAGAGGCCGTTACAATAATTTCAGACAAGCACATG GGTATACTACATGCAGTTCATGAAGAGCTTCCTAAAGCCGAGCACAGAATGTGTGCCAGACATGTTCTAGAGAATTGGAAGAAGACAAACAAAGACATTCTTCTTGAACGTTTGTTTTGGAAAATAGCCCGGAGCTACACACCAGCAGCGTTTACAGACAACTGA
- the LOC106336774 gene encoding protein SSUH2 homolog: MEKPLLSDKTKESERWDSYQYLQRNSSSARNNFSFAGAGVTVEEVRSASAVSDPSPLYPPVLTTPVSLPTPEAIGYPSASGAGLELQRQVLDEIEIRELLIDHIGHRCCWGSRPARTWKIRAVEDCNVYVGTLDTFIEEREALTQTVPFTGGSFNGKKHGSAPELWQLDLRSQFPTLFVPYKETRVPVPHSETVDKCTGCTGRGEVVCPTCNADGEPGFYKENQVMKCSKCYGRGLIAHKDGSDSICGECNGEGKLPCPNCQSRGLIKCETCNGSGSLLTSSIAVVRWKTLSKRKVSATRGAGSVPEEVFHRAEGVQLCNTQAYQCTPAYFADSYFLNKFSSEVISLRAEVPPTANVVCERHAISVVPVTRVTMEDRRKAFNFYIIGFGKEIYMKDYYPARFCWGLCPCLEWLKV, from the exons ATGGAGAAGCCTCTGCTTTCAG ATAAAACGAAGGAGTCCGAGAGATGGGATTCATACCAGTACCTTCAGAGAAACAGCTCCTCTGCTCGTAATAACTTTTCCTTCGCCGGAGCTGGTGTCACCGTCGAGGAAGTCCGTTCAGCTTCCGCTGTTTCCGATCCTTCGCCTCTCTACCCTCCCGTTTTAACAACCCCCGTCTCGTTGCCCACTC CGGAAGCTATTGGCTATCCGAGTGCCTCTGGAGCAGGTCTTGAACTTCAAAG GCAGGTGCTTGATGAGATTGAGATAAGAGAGCTGCTCATTGATCACATCGGCCACCGTTGCTGTTGGGGAAGCCGTCCTGCTCGCACGTGGAAGATCCGTGCGGTCGAAGACTGCAATGTCTATGTGGGAACTCTCGACACTTTTATCGAAGAGAGGGAAGCTTTGACACAGACGGTGCCTTTCACCGGTGGGAGTTTCAATGGGAAGAAACATGGATCTGCTCCTGAGTTATGGCAATTAGACCTGAGGTCGCAGTTTCCTACTCTCTTTGTCCCTTACAAAGAGACTCGAGTCCCGGTTCCTCATTCTGAGACTGTTGACAAGTGCACAG GTTGCACAGGAAGAGGAGAAGTAGTGTGTCCAACGTGCAATGCTGATGGAGAGCCTGGGTTTTACAAGGAGAATCAGGTGATGAAGTGTTCTAAGTGTTATGGAAGAGGTTTGATTGCTCATAAAGATGGATCGGACTCGAT ATGTGGAGAATGTAATGGTGAAGGAAAGCTTCCTTGTCCTAATTGCCAATCTCGCGGGTTAATCAAATGCGAGACTTGTAATGGTTCTGGCTCTCTTCTGACAAGCAGTATCGCAGTTGTAAGATG GAAGACACTGTCAAAGCGAAAGGTGAGTGCAACGAGAGGAGCTGGTTCTGTACCAGAAGAGGTGTTTCACAGAGCAGAAGGTGTTCAGCTTTGCAACACACAAGCATACCAGTGCACACCAGCTTACTTTGCAGACTCGTACTTCCTAAACAAGTTCTCCTCAGAAGTCATCTCGTTGAGAGCTGAAGTTCCACCAACTGCTAATGTAGTCTGCGAGAGACACGCCATATCCGTTGTGCCTGTGACACGCGTCACGATGGAAGATCGTAGGAAAGCCTTCAACTTTTACATTATCGGTTTTGGTAAAGAGATTTACATGAAAGATTATTACCCTGCGAGGTTCTGCTGGGGTTTGTGTCCTTGTCTTGAGTGGTTAAAGGTTTGA
- the LOC106337081 gene encoding protein transport protein yos1-like, with product MGFWTLMEGLLLFANALAILNEDRFLAPRGWTLTELHQTGKRNSLKGQIVGLIHACHYMRLPLMLFNLIVIVFKLFSG from the coding sequence ATGGGGTTCTGGACGCTAATGGAAGGGTTACTGCTATTCGCCAACGCACTAGCTATCCTCAACGAAGACCGTTTCTTAGCTCCCAGAGGATGGACACTCACAGAGCTTCACCAAACCGGCAAAAGAAACTCCCTCAAAGGCCAAATCGTCGGTCTCATCCACGCCTGCCACTACATGAGGCTTCCTCTCATGCTCTTCAACTTAATCGTCATCGTTTTTAAGCTCTTCTCCGGTTAA
- the LOC106342094 gene encoding acetyl-coenzyme A carboxylase carboxyl transferase subunit alpha, chloroplastic-like — MASMSHSSIALGGASASASDYLRSSANGVTGVSLRALGRRAMVTATTRSNNNLYVTARLKKGKKFDHPWPANPDPNVKGGVLSYLSEFKPLGNAQKPVTLDFERPLVELEKKIVDVRKMAEETGLDFTEQIITLETKYRQALKDLYTHLTPIQRVNIARHPNRPTFLDHIHNITDKFMELHGDRAGYDDPAIVTGIGTIDGKRYMFIGHQKGRNTKENIMRNFGMPTPHGYRKALRMMYYADHHGFPIVTFIDTPGAYADLKSEEKGQGEAIANNLRTMFGLKVPILSIVIGEGGSGGALAIGCANKMLMLENAVFYVASPEACAAILWQTSKAAPEAAEKLRITSKELVNLNVADGIIPEPLGGAHADPSWTSQQIKIAINENMDEFGKMSGEELLKHRMAKYRKIGVFIEGEPVEPEKKINMKRRDAVASTSRNLEGEVEKLREQILKAKEASPESDEGEELSSQVLKEMIEKLKSDIEEEYTKAAKAMGLEERLAATREEFSKANAEEHLMHPVLIERIEKLKEEFNARLSEAPNYESLKAKLDMLKDFSRAKAASDAASVKKEINKRFQEAVERPEVREKVEAVKAEVASSGASSFEELSDELKEKVLKTKREVEAEMAVVLKSMGLELEAVKPNLKEVVAESPNENIQEKVEKLNREITEKIEEVVRTPEIKSMVELLKVETAKASQMPDQGSQKIEALEMQIKQKIADALSMSGLQEKQEELEKELAAARELAGEESDESVKEDDDDDEDGSGSGRSEIINPSFA, encoded by the exons ATGGCTTCGATGTCTCATTCATCCATAGCATTGGGTGGAGCTTCCGCTTCTGCTTCGGATTACTTGCGCAGTTCGGCCAACGGTGTTACTGGCGTCTCATTGAGAGCCCTTGGGAGGAGAGCAATGGTTACAGCTACTACAAGGAGTAATAATAACCTCTACGTGACAGCTCGTCTCAAGAAAGGCAAGAAGTTCGATCACCCATGGCCAGCTAACCCTGACCCCAACGTCAAAGGAGGAGTCTTGTCTTACCTCTCCGAATTTAAACCTTTGGGGAATGCACAAAAGCCTGTCACTTTGGATTTCGAGAGACCGCTTGTTGAACTCGAGAAGAAGATTGTTGAT GTGAGGAAGATGGCGGAAGAAACCGGTTTGGACTTTACTGAGCAGATTATCACTTTGGAGACTAAGTATAGACAGGCGTTGAAAGATCTTTACACGCATCTTACTCCTATACAGCGTGTGAACATTGCTCGCCATCCCAACCGTCCTACTTTCCTTGATCATATACATAACATCACTGACAAG TTTATGGAGCTTCATGGAGACCGGGCGGGTTATGATGATCCTGCAATTGTGACTGGTATTGGAACCATAGATGGCAAAAGATACATGTTCATCGGTCACCAGAAAGGTAGAAACACCAAAGAAAATATAATGCGTAACTTTGGGATGCCTACTCCTCATGG TTACAGGAAGGCACTACGGATGATGTATTACGCAGACCATCACGGTTTCCCCATTGTGACATTCATTGACACTCCTGGAGCCTATGCAGACCTTAAATCCGAGGAAAAAGGACAG GGTGAAGCGATTGCCAACAATCTAAGGACAATGTTTGGTCTGAAAGTGCCGATTCTTTCTATTGTCATTGGGGAAGGTGGTTCTGGTGGTGCCTTAGCTATTGGATGTGCTAATAAAATGTTGATGCTCGAAAACGCAGTTTTCTATGTTGCTAG TCCAGAGGCATGTGCAGCGATCTTGTGGCAGACTTCCAAGGCTGCTCCTGAG GCTGCTGAAAAGCTTAGGATTACCTCCAAGGAGCTGGTCAATCTTAATGTAGCCGATGGAATCATACCT GAACCTCTTGGTGGAGCCCATGCTGATCCTTCGTGGACATCGCAGCAGATAAAGATTGCTATCAATGAAAACATGGAT GAATTTGGGAAAATGAGTGGGGAGGAGCTGCTGAAGCACAGGATGGCTAAGTACCGGAAGATCGGAGTGTTCATTGAGGGTGAACCAGTAGAGCCTGAGAAGAAAATCAACATGAAGAGGAGGGACGCTGTGGCTTCCACCAGCCGGAACCTAGAGGGCGAGGTTGAGAAGCTGAGGGAGCAGATTCTGAAAGCCAAGGAAGCCTCTCCAGAGTCTGATGAGGGTGAGGAGCTTTCGAGCCAAGTTCTTAAGGAGATGATTGAGAAACTTAAATCGGATATCGAAGAAGAGTACACTAAAGCTGCGAAAGCAATGGGGTTAGAGGAGAGACTAGCCGCGACGCGCGAGGAGTTTTCGAAAGCCAATGCGGAGGAGCATCTTATGCACCCGGTGCTCATCGAGAGAATCGAGAAGCTTAAAGAAGAATTCAATGCACGTTTGAGCGAAGCTCCTAACTACGAGAGTTTAAAAGCTAAGCTGGACATGTTGAAGGACTTCTCCAGAGCCAAGGCGGCGTCAGACGCCGCTTCGGTTAAGAAGGAGATTAATAAAAGGTTTCAGGAAGCTGTGGAGCGTCCTGAGGTCAGAGAGAAGGTTGAAGCGGTTAAAGCCGAGGTTGCTAGCTCAGGGGCGTCTTCTTTCGAAGAGTTGAGCGATGAGCTGAAAGAGAAAGTTTTGAAGACTAAGAGGGAGGTTGAAGCAGAGATGGCTGTTGTGTTGAAGTCGATGGGCCTGGAGCTGGAGGCTGTGAAACCGAATCTGAAGGAGGTAGTAGCTGAGTCTCCGAACGAAAACATTCAAGAAAAGGTTGAGAAGCTGAACCGAGAGATCACGGAGAAGATTGAGGAGGTGGTGAGGACGCCGGAGATCAAGAGCATGGTTGAGTTGCTGAAAGTGGAGACTGCAAAGGCGAGCCAGATGCCTGATCAGGGGAGTCAGAAGATCGAGGCGCTTGAGATGCAGATCAAGCAGAAGATCGCTGATGCTTTGAGCATGTCGGGACTGCAGGAGAAACAAGAGGAGCTTGAGAAGGAGCTTGCAGCTGCGCGTGAGCTAGCTGGAGAGGAATCAGATGAGAGTGTGAAGGAAGATGATGATGACGATGAAGATGGTTCAGGATCCGGGAGATCCGAGATAATTAACCCTAGCTTCGCCTGA